CTAATGGATGGGCGTTAAAAAAATACGATGAGtcataaaagataaataataaGGGCATTAGTGTTATTCTCAAATTTACCAaagttttttcaatttatgttTGATTATCAAGACAAGGATCACACATGTGATGTATGTGCATGTATTCAATGTTAGATTACATGGTACATAcattgaaatttatttattttatttatcgAGATAACTGGATTTCATTCAATAAccaaacaacataatataacgaaaagaaggaaaaagatgtGCAAGGCTGGGCCTTTGTAAAAAAACTTtggcataaaaaaaaacctctaaAAAGGAGGAAAATCCGTCAAAGGAAAAAGAGCGCTTCCCACTTGATATCAAAAACATAAATCAACCAGTATGCTTTAAATCCGCTCAAGCAAAGAACTCAACCAAGGAGGCTCGTCCTCAATCCATGTTGAAAAACCAGCGTTCCTAATAGCATATTGGGCTAGCTCATGAGCAACCACATTACCATCCCATTGCTACCATTCATACGATCGAGAAAGATCTAAACCCCAACCACATCTCCTTAATATCTTCCACCAAGTTCCCTTATGCTTCAAAACACTCTTCGTCATAATTGATTCTATCTACTGCCCCTTGCACGTCTATTTCCAACAAAATATCTTGAAACCCAAGATCATGTGCAACCTGAAGACCTTTCTTTAAGGCAATTAGCTCCATAGCTTGGGCACTTAATCGTCCCACCACTTGACCAGACCAAGCATCCATATATTCACCATTTCCATTGCAAATCACTACTCCGACTTCCCACACTAACCCACCAAGGTTAACTGCCCTACCCCATTaacattaaagaaaaaaaaaagtgctaGTCTAATGCATGCCCATATAGTTTCTATTTCCTAGACATCAGCCtattaattttgaaatctatgtataaaactcaaattcaaactaaCATGCCGTAAGATATAAAAAATGTCATAGTGCTTCTACATATTTACATTGTATGCCaccaaatttcagataagtcAACCTGATAGTTTTCAAGCATGTCATTAAGTCCCTCATTTATAGCATATcaatttctccttctttttttttttttttgggggaatTCCCTCTAATCCTTACAATTTCGaccaataaaaaaatcctTAAATTTTAGACCAATAAAAAATCCCTTAAATTTCGtcccaataaaatataataggtaaattattatcaatacaatataatattaatgtaCCTACAAGTTTACCTATCTCGTATGTATCCAATACGAgtaggtaaattatttttacaatatACCTATTAATATGTTGGCTTTAATATACCTACAATAtatgtaacatcccacatcaaccaacggagagggggtgatgtgctttatatgtacatgctcgtctccatctagcacgagccCTTTTAGGAGTTCACTGTCTttggagtcatgggaactccgaagttaagcgagttggggactaaagcaatcccaagatgggtgacTAACTGTGAAGTtactcgtgagctcccagaaacaaaaccgtgagggcagagaggggggcccaatgacaggacccgacccaatttccgctttggaatccgagtcgaatcctgtgcgtgtccgacatctggcgaatgtcgggcacaaaagacctttttacccttctcgtctcaattcttttcagatttcccttagacttctgccgaaatttcggcagagtctcccctgtattttgaccaatcccaaaattttccacctgttaaacaatcaataaattcacaccaactgccagaatatctcaagtaaCCAATCTCAATTCTAGgttctcagtttcaactagatatcagagtattttctaaatttttcagggttgtaaggattttctacaacactctacctgactttgaggcgcggaagctatgaatggcccggtggtggatcccgcgtacttctacggccttggggcgaaaaacaggttgaaaatgtgagtggacaaaaacaatgttcttgaaaacaatttttataaacataataacccccattaaagaaataagaatataTCTAAATCGAgggtttgtctatatttcaatatagagtattcaaataagcatgtaaaaacctACTGATGACTGtgcttgtataactgaaccaATATGTAAGGATATAAATGCACGAATATTAAGaaactaatataaaataactgaaagtcatacttgaataaaagaaaactcaaatcctctgaaaataccacctatttgtacccctgtcatgtccgtcaattcccctggcaggtctcgggcgccacgcagtctacccgagccgcaaactggcgaaatcaggggactatgatcagcctgtcccgccggcagattcctcgatgacaccaagtcagctcgagtcgctctggcaggatgcaggggaccgtagtcagcctgatccgcaatcctggcaggtctcggggacacagagtcagccgagccgcaatcctggcaggtctcgggacaccaagtctgccgagccgcaaatcctggcactcacggtccgagcgtccctgtaactcgtgaggcaaagtcaagtgcactgacataaactgaaatcggactggatgtccgtagacatcggtccaactctgggtaatcaccaagtaaagggtgggtacatggtggttctaaaataaactatttttagaaaaatctaataactcactgcCTTTTTTGTGAAACTGAAATGTAACTGCTGTCTCCTCTGatagagttctcaaactctgctttttatattactgaGCTTCAATAACTAAACAACACGTAAATCAAGGTATTGTACAGCGCAAAACACGTTCGAAATgaatagttcataaaacttcttCAAGATTAAATAATGACATTAACCCATATAAACTGATTTgtaaaagcttatttgtataaaatcattataaaaatcaCTTAATAATCTTATTTacataaatcatttatataactcatgcatataaaatcGTTTAAGATATAACTCTTGCATAGAAAAtcgtttatgaaagaaagtccactcacagatggtccgagctaatttgacccttcgaaggtcccggCTGCGGGTTGACCGGACCtttggtgcctgattatccataaatagtaaatcaataaactgctgaataaaaagaatttaaattaaataccttgcccccggctcctagaaatacgtgcgctCAATGTTTAAGTTACTCCTATACCCACAATAGCTTTTTAGATAGTTAGAACGgtcttaagagacccgaagcctTACTAAGGGATAAACTGCCAGAttggccgatccgggaccccgtgggtccatgatctccgatggccaatctgggctcctctgaaggttccttacagaggacgaaccatgttctgcgagtttggtccgaaacggacggtcagattagccaaaatcacgttatcgcttaaaatccaaaccctagccccagggttcgcaatttcggagtatccgggactccgattcgcaatccgtcgaatcctacacgatcctgacatcatgtagaccgacatatccgaaattcagcgcgatccgacgatttgacgacactgcaccagcggatcgcgcgatatggaaaattcgttcggAGCTCAAACGGattccgaatcgagatccgcgaaattctacgcgctcgtgacgacacgagggtcacaaaactgcacagaattacttcactaccctcacccacacgtcccagcacgcgcggtcagatttgggtgtcttaagcgatttcaggtggccgaaaaatctcggagccaagactccaaactcctatcctaggtaaaacaccccatttggagtcacttttgttcttggacataccccaaaaagtgactacAAACAGTAGTTTTCAGCCACCGAAGTTTTGGCCCgaattcaagtcgaaaattgatcgcaGAGCTAAAATCAATCGAAActcatacatccatcagctagaacacaaaaaatagctgagaaaccataccttactcgatcgatttggtgagaaacgaaggagaaattcgAGCTGAAAAATCGGGTGGACTCGGACGAacatccgtcggaaaacatggttttccgatcagctccgggcggcccaagggtggaggtcggtcaggttttGACGGAGAGAGGGAGACGGAGCCGACGGTACCCTtgccggagatcggctcggcctgtggtggccgggccgtcgtgTAGAAGGCGAAGAGTCGCACTGCTCGGGTGCGacgggagagaaagagagaagagagagaaagtgacgggggagaggagagagaagggataaaaaatctgattttttccCAAactaccattttgcccttcgtggtaattagaccatatcttcttcgttacagctccgattcgggtccactccgtgtctacgaattcgtttcgccgcgctctacgcaatggcgtaagcaaAATTCCCagattctttctcgattaaaaagtcaactttttctctattaaattatgtgagggcaaaattgtcttttcgctagaagatattatccttactttttagatattttatttctttttagatattttgttttgggttattacactcAAAGTGGATAATATCATGCTACGGAGGAGCCGATCCCGGAATGtaacaatatatatgtatttatccAATACAATATAATAAGTaaggtaaattattttcataataTACATGTGTTGGCTTTAATATGCCTACAATATACCCATAAATAGGTAAAGTACAAGTTATATTATTGCATAACAGGAAATTATTAGGTAAATTATATCCAAAATGCGTAAGTTGGGtatattatttgaataatAAGTAGATTCATACTAGGTATTTTTCGTAAAAGAAGTAATAGGTATGTTaatttttaaacataaaattgtatgtacgctattatatttataaaacaataatataataGTTAATTAATCATGTATActgcataaataaataaattattttattaaataaaccaATTAGGtatgttgaatttgaatttattgttaaatttaaGAAAAGTTACCACATTAATTCCTATATCCATTTGGAgatttttccaaattcaacGTGTGTCATTATAGTTACAatctaaataaaattatttctatatttattcCTACATTAATATACAAAATGCAATAGCGGTTTAGTTatgggtattttaggaattaaaaaatataaaaaattcgaTTTTACCCTTGATTAGGTAACTTGTCGAGTTGGATTCTAATAATCAggttttatttagaaaaaaaataagattttattatAACAAATATAAAGAGATGGGTTGTAGTTGAgaaaaaatgattttgaaaGGGTTAAGCTAAATTTACATGAGAGGGGATATAAAACCATATAAATGAGATATATAATACCTTCTTAGCTATTAAACTTATTACATTTTTCTTATCAATCATGTTGAGTGATTCGAACTTAGAATCTCTTTCaactttgaaaataaatatgttGAGTGATTCGAGCTTTTTTATTCACcccaaactttttttatttagtttatttttataaatacaaaCAATAGTTTAAACTACAAGGATTACATTGGTCTATTATTTGAactattatttgaatttttttttgggtattcattgatgaagataattctttttaattaatatagaTAGTATAAtagttaatttaattttctactGAATTCACAATTTATCGATATGGGTAACTGGATCTGGGCCGCGAGGACAGGTAACCCCTTACTTTTCAAGCTGACCCGTCTTGGCCCCTACCCGAAAATCATGTCCACCAAAACCCTGAAAAAACCCTTCGATACAAAACACAAGCACACAAAGACCACAGCGTGGTCTAACAGAGACGAAGAAGTTGAGCTCTAGTATACTCCAATGGCGGCGAAGAAGCAGGAGAAGAGCGGAccaaagaagaggaagcaaaTCCCGGGAACTAAGTCCGAGACCTATAGCTCCACTTCCAAGAAGCCCAAGTTCCTCGACTCAAAGCCTTCCAATCCTCGAAGCAATGACTTCAAGAAACCCTCCAAACCTTTCAAACAACGAGAACCAGGGCTTGATAATGAGAAGCAAATCCCGCTGTCAAACCGAGAGGGTCGCCTCCGTGCCAAGGTCGATATCTGATAaaatttaataagaaaattgGGCTTTTGTGCTTGATGCTGTATTTTATTGACAGCCAGTAAATGTTATtgcttttttactttttctgataaatcaacaattttgatttgtgggttttgttgcAGGAGCTTGCAGAGTCTAGGAAGAAGAAGCGGAAGCGTCATTACAATTTAGAACAAGTAAGCGTTTGTTcactctatttttttattttttatttctaaatttGTTTGGATAAGCATTTCAGTTTGCAAATTGttaagaggaaaaagaaaaaagaaaaaagaaaaaagaaaaaagaaatatatatatatatatatatatatatatatattcgtgCGTCAAAATAATCTGAATGTGAATTGGTAGATGAAACCTGGCCTTTTCTTATAACGTGCAAAAATGTGCACCAATCTTTGTATTCACAACAAACATCTTGTGTTCACAACTTGTATGACCTCGTTGGgtatgctatatgtgcaaagacaaCCCCTTAACTTGAGCCATTTAAAATGCTCGAACCATGAGCTTTTTGTGGCAAtgagcaaaattaattaattaattaattattttaaaccTTTTTAGGAGCTTGCACATCTGTGGGAGAAGATGCGTCGTCGGAATATTTCTAAAGAAGAGCGATCCAAGTATGTAGTTTGAGAAGAGTTAAATTGCAATTCCACCTTGACCATGTCTCTTTTTGCCTAAAATGTTCatttacttatttttgttatttatgaACTTTGGCAAGGTTGGTGAGTGAAGCGGTAGAAAAAATGAAGGGGAAAATTCCTGAAATTGCATGCTCCCATGTTTCTTCTCGTGTTCTGCAGGTGATTATTTATCTTCATTCCTATAATGTTTTGAAGTTTTAAGTCTCTGTTTTCTTGCAGTAGCCTGAATTTATGTATTCCTTTTATCTTAGACTTGTGTCAAGTACTGTTCACAAGCGGAAAAGGATGCAGTATTTGAGGAGCTTCAGCCACATCTTCTTACTCTTGCATGCAACACTTATGCTGTTCATCTGGTGACAAAAATGTTAGACAATGGTATGGTTCagattggaagaagaaatataaCAAATTGTAGTCTTCCTTACAATACTATTATAgtttgaatttcattattttctgatAAATTATTAAGTTGTTACCTATTCTTTGTTTTGGCAGCCTCCAAAAAACAGTTAGCAGGGTTTATCTCGTCTCTCCGTGGGCATGTTGCTTCCCTTCTACGTCACATGGTTGGATCTGTAGGTATGTTATTAGCCTCCCTGTAGTACTTGGAGAGATATCTCACAAGCAATATCCAACCAAccatttttgtttcctttctcACACTTtgagcagttataacattgTTGCTACTTCTCTAAATTCTCTTATAGTTGTCGAGCATGCATACCAATTGGGAAATGCAACACAAAAGCAAGAACTTTTGGTGGAACTATATTCTACAGAGCTACAGTTGTTTAAGGACTTGGTCTCGAAGAAAGAGGGCAGGTAAAGGATAAGTTGTGTATAATAGTTTTACGTGAATGTAATGCTATCAAATTCTTATTGCACTTTGAATTTCACAAATTGTTAGATATGTATGGCTTCCACAAGGACTGCAACCCATGAAAGTTATCTTGATATTATTCTTTCTCCTGATATTGATCAAATTTCAGGTTACTGGATATAATATCAAAGTTAGATCTGCAGAAATCTTCAGTCTTGCGGCACATGACTTCAGTGATTCAACCAATTTTAGAGAAAGGAATAATTGATCACTCTATAATACACAGGGTGTTGATAGAGTACTTTACAATAGCTGAGAAGGTATGGTTGAGAAATTACATGCaatttatcattttataaACAATCTCAATTCCTTGCCAACAATATAGGCCTTTGCTTGTCATTTTGTCTACTTttctgaaaatcaaaatttttttttggaagttcTCTGCCACAGATGTAATTAAACAGTTGTCAGGTCCGCTTCTTGTTCGGATGATCCACACAAGGGATGGATCTAGGGTTGGGATGCTCTGTGTCAAGCATGGCAGTGCAAAGGTAGATTCTTATCGTATCAGTGTGCAAAtttttatcattaaaaaatatgcaTAGGTTTTTTGGCTAATGGTGTACgttttcttttaattgttATGACTTGTCTCtaggaaagaaagaagataatcAAAGGAATGAAAGCCCACGTACGTGATATAGCTCTTGACAAAGCTGGAAGTATGGTAAGCTTTGgggaattttattttgtgttttctaTTGTCATTATTTCAGTGCTAATATTTGTGATATTATGCATTTGTTTCAGTTGTTTGTATACATGACACAAAGGTTATTTTGATATTATGCATACCTGATAATGAATTAATTCTATGCTTCCCAGGTGCTTGTTTGCCTTCTTTCAGTTGTTGATGATACAAAGCTTATTACTAAGGTTTGTTTTTCTGGTGATGTTTGTTGCAGataggattttaatttttctttatatatatattttttgtgaggTTGCAATATATGAATTTCTGGTGAACCTTTCTAAATCAAATACTCCTGATTACAGGTTGTCATTCACGAGCTTCAAGAAAATCTGAAGGATCTTGTTCTTGATAAGGTTGTCGTTCTGATCTGCTGCTTATAGAACATATTTCCGTATCTACCTTAGTCCTGTTTCAccttattttcacttttttagaTTCCTAAGAGATGCTTTACTGTTTGCAATTGTTCAGAATGGAAGGCGCCCATTACTGCACCTACTACATCCAAATAAATCACAATATTTCACTCCTGATGACCTGGCTTCTCTCAGTTTGTCTATCCCTTCTCTATCCAACAAGGTAGATTGTATATTCTCTTTCGTAGAAGATAGAAATGTATTTGGATAGTGATTCATATGCATGGGAACTTACCCCATTGCTCTCTATTCTCAGGTTGAGTCAGACACCCAATCTGAAACAAAATCTTCAGAAGATAACAGATCTGGTGAAGAGGCCAGTAGTGATTTGGAAGTGACAGTAGATGAAGCCAATACGAATGATGATGACATCCACTTAGTTGAGGGTGGAAAGAAGGATCCTTCTATAAGAAGGCAAGAGTTGTTAGTCAAGAGTGGGCTGGCTGAGGTTTGTTGCTTTAACACAAAATAGGTTCCAATTTAAACAGAGATTAATTATAGTGAAGTTGATTTGAAATTCTGCTCAACCATTTTTCACAATAAAACTTTGACTTTGGTGGGGTATGCCTTGCAGAGGCTAGTTGATGTGTGCACTGAAAATGCAGGGGAATTGCTTAGatcaaattttggaaaagaagTCATATATGAGGTActtattttactaattttgTCAATGCAGAGATTTTACCATGGGAAAAGTTTCAACGTTTGCCCAAATTTTTGACACCATTCGAATGTGGAACCTTTTAATACGTACAGGTTGCAACTGGGGGTGATGGTGGCATTCTCCACCCAGTTCTGGATGAAAAGTTGAATGCATTATATGAAGCTATAGCATCTCTTGTAGCAGAGCCTAAATCCGAAGAATCAACGGAGGAATCAAAAGAGGAACACATCTTGGAAAATTTCCATTCCAGTCGGACCATTAGAAAACTAATCTTGGACTGCCCCACCTTTGCTTCCACCTTATGGAACAAAGCACTGAAAGGAAAATGTGAATTGTGGGCCCACGGTCACAGGTCAGCCTCTTTGTCTTATTTCCAAGTATGATGCATGTGAATAAGCATAAAAGTGCATGTGATTCTTTCTTTCGTATTTaagtctcttttttttctgtgATTGCAGCGGCAAGGTAATTGTTGCATTCTTAGAATCTTCAGACCCTAAGGTACATAAACTAGCAAAGAAAGAGTTGCAACCGCTGATAGATGGTGGTATTCTCAAAATCCCCGAGACAAAAGTAGCCAGTGGAGCAAAAGAATGAGGAAATTGCTCTCAAAGGACAGAAATGGCGTGGTGATCGCTTGCTAAATAACAAAGGGACACCAACTCTCTGTCATAACCGGCATAACTCTTTCGACTAAATGCAGTTAAAAGTGAACTTACAATTTTGTACGAGTGTAgtctttttcttattatattGTTGTAATGTGGTTGGTACAGTCCCAAActattataaaatttgaatttgattaacAAGATTCTGTGCGTTCGACGCATTTGGGTGTGCtacttttgtttatgttttttgtgTTAAAGTTATCGATTATCTTTGTGCTattgaaatcaaaatgaaacaTAGACGATTAATTCTTACCGACTAATTCTCAGGAAGTCCATGACCTTGGAAAATATGCAAAAGATTTCCTACCAACTCAGTTGAAATCAATAATCTGGCAACAGAGCAATGCAGGAAAAAAGAGTTGGAGGAGCCTAAAAGGAAATGACTTTTCACTGTTTTTCAATTAATGAATGAAACAATCATTTTCTCTAAAGTTATGAACGGACACAAGTAGATCTGCTCTTAAAAAATGCCCTATCTGATCTGACCTCGAACACCGGAGAATCATACGTAGCTCTACCGGGTTCATAATTCAGTACTTGATGCCCCGTTCGCAGGTGCCAAAAGTTCTGAGGTTTACTGTGAATTCGAGTCCGGAGATGAGGATAGCCTTGAACCTTGTGGTCAGATGGATTGAAGATGGGGGACTCTCTGCTGGACCTGCTCTGAAACACGTCATAAGCAGCAGGTGGGCTGAAGAGTGAGGATTCTCTTCTTGGTGCTGCAGCTGCATTGGCCCTCAAACagttttctataactcttgCCTCCTCCCTAAACCTGTTTCTGATATCTTTCAGACCCTTGACAACTTTGCAAGACCTTGACGAGCTTGTGGGATTACAAGCCTTGTGTTCTGAAGCATTGGCATTGCTTGAAGTTTTGTGGGTGGAGTAGGGGATTGTACCACACTCAAAGCAGAACTTCCTCCATCTCTCTAAGTCAAAAGCTCTTCTTTTTGCATTATCAGAGAGACATGAATATGCctgcaataaaaaatcataaatttgaGTGAACCCAGTATCctaaatagatttttttttttttctcaccgAAGTTAAGGAACGGGAAGGGGGTTTTTCTCACACACTGCCTGCCATGATGTCATGGAAATTCGACCCTAAGACCATTGCTCTACAAGTCAGAGGGGTTTTGCCATTGGGCAATACCTAGTTGGCCAATATCCTAAATAGATTAATCATAATGTGAGTGTATTGCAATTCAATGCACTCACACCCTAAACATGAATATGCTTTTGGGTCCAATATGTTCTGTCAGCCTTTCACATGGGACTCACCACCAAAGTCCATGTAACCTAATTAAGGTGAggcatatatttttttttaccacaAAACTTTATATCATTGTACTGGACTGGACAGACCTGCACCTGAAATTTTGTCTTCAATATGTTTTGGGAGGACATGGTTGTGGTAAACAACCAACCCTACCAAACTccatgaaatttcaattttctttcccATTGACCACTGTCAACTTGTGGccaagagaaaaaatagagcTCAACCAAAAACTACCAAAAGGGTGGAACTTGGATTGGTTGAATGCAATTCTAACCTCGGAGACAAGTTTGAAGGCAATCTCAGCCTTGGGATGCTTGTTCTTATCTGGATGAAGTTGCAAAGCTGCACAAAAGAATAAGCCTAATTAACCacaatcaccaccaccaccaattAAGGAATATGAAATGTTAAATCTTTTAGCCAAACCTACCAAGTTCATGGTACCTCTTTCTTATAACATCCCTGCCAGCATTTTCTTGCACCTATTCATTCCCAGAAACGCATAAACATTAAtcttgaaattaattaacaagagaaagaaagagaaaaataataagaatCCCACAAATGGGTTACGTTTTTAATCAAGATGGTCCAAGAAAACGTACTCGAAGAAGACGATACCAATCGATGAAAGATGATGATTTAGCTGGGCTGTTGCTGCAGCCATGCCTATGAGAGCAGGC
The window above is part of the Prunus dulcis chromosome 1, ALMONDv2, whole genome shotgun sequence genome. Proteins encoded here:
- the LOC117636416 gene encoding pumilio homolog 24, with the protein product MAAKKQEKSGPKKRKQIPGTKSETYSSTSKKPKFLDSKPSNPRSNDFKKPSKPFKQREPGLDNEKQIPLSNREGRLRAKELAESRKKKRKRHYNLEQELAHLWEKMRRRNISKEERSKLVSEAVEKMKGKIPEIACSHVSSRVLQTCVKYCSQAEKDAVFEELQPHLLTLACNTYAVHLVTKMLDNASKKQLAGFISSLRGHVASLLRHMVGSVVVEHAYQLGNATQKQELLVELYSTELQLFKDLVSKKEGRLLDIISKLDLQKSSVLRHMTSVIQPILEKGIIDHSIIHRVLIEYFTIAEKFSATDVIKQLSGPLLVRMIHTRDGSRVGMLCVKHGSAKERKKIIKGMKAHVRDIALDKAGSMVLVCLLSVVDDTKLITKVVIHELQENLKDLVLDKNGRRPLLHLLHPNKSQYFTPDDLASLSLSIPSLSNKVESDTQSETKSSEDNRSGEEASSDLEVTVDEANTNDDDIHLVEGGKKDPSIRRQELLVKSGLAERLVDVCTENAGELLRSNFGKEVIYEVATGGDGGILHPVLDEKLNALYEAIASLVAEPKSEESTEESKEEHILENFHSSRTIRKLILDCPTFASTLWNKALKGKCELWAHGHSGKVIVAFLESSDPKVHKLAKKELQPLIDGGILKIPETKVASGAKE
- the LOC117615295 gene encoding uncharacterized protein LOC117615295 is translated as MGHDSDFKSQLVTEICSISTRSIACSHRHGCSNSPAKSSSFIDWYRLLRVQENAGRDVIRKRYHELALQLHPDKNKHPKAEIAFKLVSEAYSCLSDNAKRRAFDLERWRKFCFECGTIPYSTHKTSSNANASEHKACNPTSSSRSCKVVKGLKDIRNRFREEARVIENCLRANAAAAPRRESSLFSPPAAYDVFQSRSSRESPIFNPSDHKVQGYPHLRTRIHSKPQNFWHLRTGHQVLNYEPGRATYDSPVFEVRSDRAFFKSRSTCVRS